In Streptomyces sp. NBC_00569, a single genomic region encodes these proteins:
- a CDS encoding SDR family NAD(P)-dependent oxidoreductase — translation MTKTLITGANKGLGFETARRLVAAGHTVYVGSRDPERGRRAAERLGSLWVQLDVTDDASVAAAAKAIEADGGLDVLINNAGIEGRTPDGGVIGAADVTADEMRSTFETNVFGVVRVTHAFLPLLQKSEAPVVVNLSSGLASLARVTDAGTPTHAYPGVAYPASKTAVNMITVQYAKAFPGMRINAVEPGYTATDLNAHTGIQTVEEGAEIIVRMAQLGPDGPTGTYVAAEGPLPW, via the coding sequence ATGACGAAAACACTCATCACCGGAGCGAACAAGGGTCTCGGCTTCGAGACCGCCCGTCGGCTCGTCGCCGCAGGCCACACCGTCTACGTGGGCAGCCGCGACCCGGAGCGCGGCCGCCGCGCCGCTGAGCGGCTCGGCTCACTCTGGGTTCAGCTCGACGTCACGGACGACGCTTCCGTCGCCGCCGCCGCCAAGGCCATCGAGGCCGACGGCGGACTTGACGTGCTGATCAACAACGCCGGCATCGAGGGCCGGACCCCTGACGGCGGCGTGATCGGCGCCGCGGACGTGACGGCCGACGAGATGCGGTCGACCTTCGAGACGAACGTCTTCGGCGTCGTACGTGTCACCCACGCGTTCCTGCCCCTGCTGCAGAAGTCCGAGGCGCCGGTCGTGGTCAACCTGAGCAGCGGCCTGGCATCGCTGGCGCGGGTCACCGACGCGGGTACGCCGACCCACGCCTATCCCGGAGTCGCCTACCCGGCGTCGAAGACGGCGGTGAACATGATCACCGTGCAGTACGCGAAGGCGTTCCCCGGCATGCGGATCAACGCGGTCGAGCCCGGCTACACCGCGACGGACCTGAACGCCCACACCGGCATCCAGACCGTCGAGGAGGGCGCCGAGATCATCGTGCGCATGGCCCAGCTGGGCCCCGACGGCCCGACCGGCACGTACGTAGCCGCGGAGGGCCCGCTCCCCTGGTGA
- a CDS encoding TIGR01777 family oxidoreductase encodes MKIVIPGGTGQVGTILKRELAEAGHEVVVLTRRPVREGETRWDGETLGPWAEAVDGSDAVINLAGRSVSCRYTPANLRAMMDSRVRSAEVVGEAVAAAARPPRVWLQMSTATVYAHSFAAPNDEATGVLGGDEAGVPGYWSYSVEIAKAWERAQERADTPHTRKAALRSAMVMSPDRGGVFDILLRLARLGLGGPVAGGGQYVSWIYDRDFARAVRFLIERDDLDGPVNLAAPEPLPQRDFMRALRTAWGVPVGLPATKWMAELGAFALRSDTELLLKSRRVVPGRLLDAGFSFDHPAWPDAAANLARRVRGGRDVTRDMADGLV; translated from the coding sequence ATGAAGATCGTGATACCCGGCGGCACCGGGCAGGTGGGGACGATCCTGAAGCGTGAACTGGCCGAAGCGGGACACGAAGTCGTGGTCCTCACGCGGCGGCCGGTGCGCGAGGGGGAAACGCGCTGGGACGGCGAGACCCTGGGGCCTTGGGCCGAGGCCGTCGACGGCAGCGATGCCGTGATCAACCTCGCCGGACGCAGCGTCAGTTGCCGCTACACCCCCGCCAACCTCCGGGCCATGATGGACTCGCGCGTGCGGTCCGCCGAAGTCGTCGGCGAGGCCGTCGCCGCCGCCGCGCGACCTCCGAGGGTGTGGCTGCAGATGAGTACGGCGACCGTCTACGCCCACAGCTTCGCCGCACCGAACGACGAGGCGACCGGCGTGCTCGGCGGCGACGAGGCCGGCGTCCCCGGCTACTGGAGCTACAGCGTCGAGATCGCCAAGGCGTGGGAGCGAGCGCAGGAGCGGGCGGACACCCCGCACACCCGCAAGGCCGCCCTGCGCTCCGCGATGGTCATGAGCCCCGACCGCGGCGGCGTCTTCGACATCCTCCTGCGCCTGGCCAGACTCGGCCTCGGCGGTCCGGTCGCGGGCGGCGGCCAGTACGTGTCCTGGATCTACGACCGTGACTTCGCCCGAGCGGTCCGGTTCCTGATCGAACGCGACGACCTGGACGGGCCCGTGAACCTCGCCGCCCCAGAGCCGCTGCCGCAGCGTGACTTCATGCGCGCGCTTCGTACGGCATGGGGCGTCCCGGTGGGCCTGCCCGCGACGAAGTGGATGGCCGAACTCGGCGCGTTCGCGCTCCGCTCGGACACCGAACTCCTTCTGAAGAGCCGCCGCGTCGTCCCGGGCCGGCTGCTCGACGCGGGCTTCTCCTTCGACCATCCCGCGTGGCCCGATGCCGCCGCCAACCTCGCGCGGCGTGTACGCGGGGGACGTGACGTCACGCGGGACATGGCGGACGGACTGGTGTGA
- a CDS encoding NAD(P)H-dependent oxidoreductase: MNDTTPRRPKKILVVSAHPEPRSLNSALTDFAVEHLRTAGHEVKVSDLYAMKWKATVDADDFPEHTGAGRLHVMADSERATLSGGLSPDVAAEQEKVRWSDAVVLQFPMWWFSAPAILKGWIDRVFTSGFAYGPAVPPPYGESSLPGRRALVSVTVGARESAFSDRGIHGSLDDVLHPVQHGLFWFTGMSPLEPFAVYSANELPDDRFVTARKEYARRLDTLFTATPVPFRSLTGGDYDHDMRLLPGVETPGARGLGLHVRDRG, from the coding sequence ATGAACGACACGACGCCTCGGCGGCCCAAGAAGATCCTCGTGGTCAGCGCCCACCCGGAACCCCGTTCGCTCAACTCCGCGTTGACCGACTTCGCGGTCGAGCACCTGCGCACGGCAGGACATGAGGTGAAGGTGTCCGACCTCTACGCGATGAAGTGGAAGGCGACGGTGGACGCCGACGACTTCCCCGAGCACACCGGAGCGGGCCGGCTGCACGTGATGGCCGACTCCGAGCGGGCGACGCTCTCGGGCGGTCTGTCGCCCGACGTCGCGGCGGAGCAGGAGAAGGTGCGCTGGTCGGACGCAGTGGTCCTGCAGTTCCCGATGTGGTGGTTCTCGGCGCCCGCGATCCTCAAGGGCTGGATCGACCGGGTCTTCACGAGCGGCTTCGCGTACGGCCCCGCGGTCCCGCCGCCGTACGGCGAAAGCTCCCTGCCGGGCAGGCGGGCGCTCGTGTCGGTGACCGTCGGCGCGCGCGAGTCGGCGTTCTCCGATCGAGGCATCCACGGAAGCCTCGACGACGTCCTGCACCCCGTCCAGCACGGCCTGTTCTGGTTCACCGGCATGAGCCCGCTGGAGCCGTTCGCGGTGTACAGCGCGAACGAGCTCCCCGACGACCGCTTCGTCACGGCACGGAAGGAGTACGCCCGACGGCTCGACACACTCTTCACGGCCACGCCGGTCCCCTTCCGGTCGCTCACGGGCGGGGACTACGACCACGACATGAGGCTCCTGCCGGGGGTGGAGACCCCGGGTGCGAGGGGGCTCGGTCTGCACGTCCGCGACCGGGGCTGA
- a CDS encoding helix-turn-helix domain-containing protein, with translation MDGVNHIGGTDAVTTLTTGGSQHGLGDFLRARRARVAPEHVGLSGGRRRRVRGLRREELAQLAGISVDYYVRLEQGRATQPSAEVVDALAGALGLDTAERGHLATLAGARRGPAPEARVSPMLRRLLDSMAGFPAFATNHRLDVVAWNALGAELIGGLAEPARRDRNNARYLFLDPASRVVHPEWEDRAAEAVGQLRVWSGRYPDDTELAGLIAELTSHSAEFRRIWDSGEVVMCAAGRKRLRHPVAGLLTLDFETLHVPAAPGETGLVVHVFSAEDGSEEAAALARLTETVTVSDRP, from the coding sequence ATGGACGGCGTGAACCACATCGGGGGAACGGACGCGGTTACCACCCTCACCACCGGCGGCTCGCAGCACGGTCTCGGTGACTTTCTCCGCGCCCGCCGCGCGCGCGTCGCACCGGAGCACGTCGGGCTCTCCGGCGGCCGCCGCCGACGGGTGCGGGGACTGCGCCGCGAGGAGCTGGCGCAGCTCGCCGGGATCAGCGTGGACTACTACGTGCGCCTGGAACAGGGCCGCGCCACTCAGCCGTCCGCCGAGGTCGTCGACGCGCTCGCCGGAGCGCTCGGCCTCGACACGGCGGAGCGCGGGCATCTCGCCACCCTGGCAGGCGCCCGGCGGGGCCCCGCGCCCGAGGCCCGGGTGAGCCCGATGCTGCGGCGGCTCCTCGACTCCATGGCCGGCTTCCCGGCCTTCGCCACGAACCACCGCCTGGACGTGGTGGCGTGGAACGCGCTCGGCGCCGAGCTGATCGGCGGCCTGGCCGAGCCGGCCCGCCGCGACCGCAACAACGCGCGGTACCTGTTCCTCGACCCCGCCTCGCGCGTCGTCCACCCGGAGTGGGAGGACCGGGCGGCGGAGGCCGTGGGCCAGCTGCGCGTCTGGTCGGGGCGCTACCCGGACGACACGGAACTGGCGGGCCTCATCGCCGAACTCACCTCGCACAGCGCGGAGTTCAGGCGCATCTGGGACAGCGGCGAGGTCGTGATGTGCGCGGCGGGGCGCAAGCGCCTGAGGCACCCGGTGGCCGGGCTGCTCACCCTGGACTTCGAGACGCTGCACGTACCGGCCGCGCCCGGCGAGACGGGCCTGGTGGTGCATGTCTTCAGCGCCGAGGACGGCAGCGAGGAGGCCGCGGCTCTCGCACGGCTGACCGAAACCGTTACAGTGTCGGACAGGCCGTGA
- a CDS encoding bifunctional 5,10-methylenetetrahydrofolate dehydrogenase/5,10-methenyltetrahydrofolate cyclohydrolase: MSPTPTAHLMDGTGTARRLVEESAGRAAELVRRTGSAPCLATVLVGEDPASVTYVRMKQARCAKAGIESRRVQLPAETTTAELVATLRELSQDASVHGILLQHPVGPHIDERAAFEAIAPEKDVDGVTMTSFGAMAFGLPGFVSCTPGGIMRLLDEYDVDVAGRHAVVVGRSAILGKPAGMLLLARDATVTYCHSRTADLSAYVREADIVVAAVGRPRLIRGEDIKPGAVVIDAGYNAGNVGDVDFDTAAERARLITPVPGGVGPMTIAVLLAQTVTAAYHQLGADLDRALV; encoded by the coding sequence ATGTCCCCGACACCGACAGCCCACCTCATGGACGGCACCGGCACGGCCCGGCGCCTCGTCGAGGAGTCCGCGGGCAGAGCGGCGGAGCTGGTGAGGCGTACGGGCTCGGCGCCCTGCCTCGCGACCGTCCTGGTGGGTGAGGATCCCGCCTCCGTCACGTACGTCCGTATGAAGCAGGCCCGCTGCGCCAAGGCCGGTATCGAGTCGCGGCGCGTCCAGCTCCCCGCCGAAACGACGACCGCGGAGCTGGTCGCCACTCTCCGCGAGCTGTCGCAGGACGCGTCGGTGCACGGAATCCTGCTCCAGCACCCCGTGGGCCCGCACATCGACGAACGCGCGGCGTTCGAGGCCATCGCCCCGGAGAAGGACGTCGACGGCGTCACCATGACCTCGTTCGGCGCGATGGCCTTCGGACTGCCCGGGTTCGTCTCCTGCACACCGGGCGGAATCATGCGGCTCCTCGACGAGTACGACGTCGATGTCGCGGGGCGGCACGCGGTGGTCGTGGGCCGGAGCGCGATCCTCGGCAAGCCGGCCGGGATGCTCCTGCTCGCCCGGGACGCCACCGTGACGTACTGCCACTCCCGCACGGCCGACCTGAGCGCGTACGTGCGGGAGGCGGACATCGTGGTGGCGGCCGTGGGCCGGCCCCGGCTCATCCGCGGCGAGGACATCAAGCCCGGCGCGGTCGTGATCGACGCGGGCTACAACGCGGGCAACGTCGGCGACGTCGATTTCGACACCGCGGCCGAGCGGGCCCGCCTGATCACTCCCGTCCCCGGCGGGGTGGGCCCCATGACCATCGCCGTCCTCCTGGCCCAGACGGTCACCGCGGCGTACCACCAGCTCGGTGCGGACCTCGATCGCGCGCTCGTCTGA
- the yczR gene encoding MocR-like transcription factor YczR, giving the protein MTDANAFQPVDKVGRADRTLGSRRLAAMLPDTAGTRPAYRHLAQAISTLILDGRIALHVRLPAERELAAALDTSRTTVTAVYDLLRESGYAHSRQGSGTWTALPEGRTPSGITRLLSPQDSAIDLARASPGLPQQALVDALAHITPQLAAQAHTPGYHPYGLPDLRAAVAERYTRRGLATLPEQILVTSGAQHALTLVLGLLSSPGDRVMVENPSYPNALEALRRARLRTVSVPVTESGWDIEITESTLRQVVPQLAYLIPDFHNPTGCLMPEHERARVLRAAERSGTWLVIDETLADLALDVPPPPPFASHAAKCGTGRVVSIGSMSKTHWGGLRIGWLRAPARLVTELAGQRVATDMGGSVVDQLLALALLDRADGLLSSRVEQLRVQRAALAAALTDHMPHWTWQLPPGGLSLWVDLGEPVASALSERAIDNGVRIESGACFATDPGIFEQRMRIPYTTPADTLLEAVHRMATALAAGLPPASGARRPHWVA; this is encoded by the coding sequence TTGACTGACGCGAACGCCTTCCAGCCGGTGGACAAGGTGGGCCGCGCGGACCGGACCCTGGGCAGCCGCCGGCTCGCCGCGATGCTGCCCGACACCGCCGGCACGAGACCCGCCTACCGCCACCTCGCGCAGGCGATCAGCACACTCATCCTGGACGGTCGCATCGCCCTGCACGTCAGACTCCCCGCCGAGCGCGAACTGGCCGCCGCCCTCGACACCAGCAGAACCACCGTCACCGCCGTGTACGACCTGCTGCGCGAGAGCGGTTACGCACACAGCCGCCAGGGCTCGGGCACATGGACCGCCCTTCCCGAAGGCCGCACCCCCAGTGGCATCACCCGTCTCCTCAGTCCCCAGGACAGCGCGATCGACCTGGCCAGAGCCTCCCCCGGGCTCCCGCAACAGGCACTCGTCGACGCCCTCGCGCACATCACCCCGCAACTCGCCGCGCAGGCACACACCCCCGGCTACCACCCCTACGGCCTGCCCGATCTGCGCGCCGCCGTCGCCGAGCGCTACACCCGACGGGGCCTCGCCACCCTGCCCGAACAGATCCTGGTGACATCCGGCGCGCAGCACGCATTGACACTGGTCCTGGGACTGCTGAGCAGCCCCGGCGACCGGGTCATGGTCGAGAACCCGTCCTACCCGAACGCCCTCGAGGCGCTGCGTCGTGCCCGGCTGCGCACCGTGTCCGTCCCGGTGACCGAGAGCGGCTGGGACATCGAGATCACCGAATCGACCCTCCGTCAGGTCGTGCCCCAACTGGCCTACCTGATCCCCGATTTCCACAACCCGACCGGCTGCCTCATGCCCGAACACGAGCGGGCGCGCGTCCTGCGCGCGGCGGAGCGGTCCGGTACGTGGCTGGTCATCGACGAGACGCTGGCCGACCTCGCGCTCGACGTCCCCCCGCCGCCTCCCTTCGCCTCCCACGCCGCGAAGTGTGGCACCGGCCGGGTCGTCAGCATCGGCTCGATGAGCAAGACCCACTGGGGCGGCCTGCGCATCGGCTGGCTGCGCGCGCCCGCACGCCTCGTCACCGAACTCGCGGGCCAGCGCGTGGCCACCGACATGGGCGGATCGGTCGTCGACCAACTCCTGGCACTCGCCCTCCTGGACCGGGCCGACGGTCTTCTGTCGTCCCGAGTCGAGCAACTACGCGTGCAGCGCGCCGCGTTGGCCGCCGCACTGACCGATCACATGCCGCACTGGACCTGGCAACTGCCGCCCGGCGGCCTGTCGTTGTGGGTCGACCTGGGTGAACCGGTGGCCTCCGCGCTGTCCGAACGAGCCATCGACAACGGCGTCCGGATCGAGAGCGGCGCCTGCTTCGCCACCGACCCCGGCATCTTCGAGCAGCGGATGCGCATCCCGTACACGACCCCGGCGGACACCCTGCTCGAAGCCGTCCACCGCATGGCGACCGCGCTCGCCGCCGGCCTTCCGCCGGCGTCCGGCGCGCGACGGCCGCACTGGGTCGCCTGA
- the yczE gene encoding membrane protein YczE has product MRQDTDTTARPEQAAPGDEGTGRSRSAPPLAYVRLGERPLHRLPQLFIGLALYGFSMAVMVRAGLGLSPWSVLNEGLEKHTSLSFGTLTAVVGVCVLLLWIPLRQRPTFGTAANLVVIAFSSDLGLALVPEGLPLPERVGLLLAGTFANALSVAVYVGARFGPGPRDGLMTGASALTGRSIRVVRTFIEVSVLAVGWLLGGGVGLGTVLYALTVGPVTQFFLPRFAYSGPTRTARPGPRVTGSRTSS; this is encoded by the coding sequence ATGCGGCAGGACACGGACACGACGGCCCGCCCCGAGCAGGCGGCTCCGGGAGACGAGGGGACCGGGCGCAGCCGCTCCGCTCCCCCACTCGCCTACGTACGCCTCGGCGAACGCCCGCTCCACCGCTTGCCCCAGCTGTTCATCGGCCTGGCCCTGTACGGATTCAGCATGGCCGTCATGGTCCGCGCCGGGCTGGGCCTGAGTCCCTGGAGCGTTCTCAACGAGGGGCTGGAGAAGCACACTTCGCTGAGCTTCGGCACGCTCACCGCCGTCGTGGGAGTGTGCGTCCTCCTGCTGTGGATCCCTCTGCGGCAGCGGCCGACGTTCGGGACCGCCGCGAACCTCGTCGTCATCGCCTTCTCGTCCGACCTCGGGCTCGCGCTCGTCCCCGAGGGCCTGCCGCTTCCCGAACGCGTCGGGCTCCTCCTCGCCGGGACATTCGCCAATGCGCTGTCCGTCGCCGTCTATGTGGGCGCACGGTTCGGGCCGGGGCCCCGGGACGGGCTGATGACCGGTGCGTCCGCCCTCACGGGACGTTCCATCCGCGTCGTCCGCACGTTCATCGAGGTCTCCGTGCTCGCCGTCGGGTGGCTGCTCGGCGGCGGCGTGGGGCTCGGCACCGTGCTGTACGCCCTGACCGTCGGGCCCGTCACGCAGTTCTTCCTGCCCCGGTTCGCCTACTCGGGCCCGACCAGGACCGCACGCCCAGGCCCGCGTGTCACCGGCTCCCGCACCTCTTCGTAG